One Syngnathoides biaculeatus isolate LvHL_M chromosome 4, ASM1980259v1, whole genome shotgun sequence DNA window includes the following coding sequences:
- the LOC133500011 gene encoding mothers against decapentaplegic homolog 4-like yields the protein MSIANTPTSNDACLSIVHSLMCHRQGGESESFAKRAIESLVKKLKEKKDELDSLITAITTNGAHPSKCVTIPRTLDGRLQVAGRKGFPHVVYAKLWRWPDLHKNELKHVKYCQYAFDLKADSVCVNPYHYERVVSPGIDISGLNLTGSRPGSALMVKDEHDFDGPQSLPPMDEGRSMQTIQHPPSGGRPGPSDLFAPANMLPPAEASTSAATSSFPTVATGSASGNTVWSRNSSFTPNTPHHSNGHLQHHPPMPQPAHYWSVHDEFAFQPPISNHPAPDYWCSIAYFEMDLQVGETFKVPSSCPVVTVDGYVDPSGGDRFCLGQLSNVHRTEAIERARLHIGKGVQLECKGEGDVWVRCLSDHAVFVQSYYLDREAGRAPGDAVHKIYPSAYIKVFDLRQCHRQMQQQAATAQAAAAAQAAAVAGNIPGPGSVGGIAPAISLSAAAGIGVDDLRRLCILRMSFVKGWGPDYPRQSIKETPCWIEIHLHRALQLLDEVLHTMPIADPQPLD from the exons ATGTCCATCGCCAACACGCCCACCAGCAACGACGCCTGCCTGAGCATCGTGCACAGCCTGATGTGCCACCGGCAGGGCGGCGAGAGCGAGAGCTTCGCCAAGCGGGCCATCGAGAGCCTGGTGAAGAAGCTCAAGGAGAAGAAGGACGAGCTCGACTCGCTCATCACGGCCATCACCACCAACGGCGCCCATCCCAGCAAGTgcgtcaccatccccaggacgCTGGACGGCCGACTGCAG GTGGCCGGCCGCAAGGGTTTCCCGCATGTGGTCTACGCCAAGCTGTGGCGCTGGCCCGACTTGCACAAGAACGAGCTGAAGCACGTCAAATACTGCCAGTACGCCTTCGACCTCAAGGCCGACAGCGTGTGCGTCAATCCCTACCACTACGAGCGGGTGGTCTCGCCCGGAATTG ACATATCCGGGCTGAATCTGACCGGCTCCAGGCCCGGCTCGGCGCTGATGGTCAAAGACGAGCACGACTTCGACGGCCCCCAGAGCCTGCCGCCCATGGACGAGGGCCGCTCCATGCAGACCATTCAGCATCCTCCGTCGGGGGGCCGCCCGGGACCCTCCGACTTATTCGCCCCCGCCAATATGCTTCCGCCCGCTGAGGCCTCCACCTCCGCCGCCACATCGTCATTCCCTACGGTCGCTACGGGATCGGCGA GTGGCAACACGGTGTGGTCAAGGAACAGCAGCTTCACCCCCAACACGCCGCACCACAGCAACGGTCACCTGCAGCACCACCCCCCGATGCCGCAGCCGGCGCACTACT GGTCGGTCCACGATGAGTTTGCCTTCCAGCCCCCGATATCCAACCACCCCG CGCCGGACTATTGGTGCTCCATCGCCTACTTCGAGATGGACCTGCAGGTGGGCGAGACCTTCAAGGTGCCGTCGTCGTGCCCCGTCGTGACCGTGGACGGCTACGTGGACCCGTCGGGCGGCGACCGCTTCTGTCTGGGCCAGCTCAGCAACGTCCATCGCACGGAGGCCATCGAGAGAGCCAG GCTTCACATCGGCAAAGGCGTGCAGCTGGAGTGCAAAGGCGAAGGCGACGTGTGGGTGCGCTGCCTCAGCGACCACGCCGTCTTCGTGCAGAGCTACTACCTGGACCGCGAGGCGGGTCGAGCGCCCGGAGACGCCGTCCACAAAATCTACCCCAGCGCTTACATCAAG GTGTTCGATCTGCGTCAGTGTCACAGGCAGATGCAGCAACAGGCTGCCACCGCTCAGGCGGCGGCCGCGGCGCAGGCGGCCGCCGTGGCCGGAAACATCCCGGGACCCGGCTCGGTGGGAGGCATCGCGCCCGCCATCA GTCTGTCAGCAGCGGCCGGCATCGGCGTGGACGACCTCCGCCGCCTGTGCATCCTCCGCATGAGCTTCGTGAAGGGCTGGGGGCCCGACTACCCCCGGCAGAGCATCAAGGAAACGCCGTGCTGGATCGAGATCCACCTGCACCGGGCCCTGCAGCTGCTGGACGAGGTGCTGCACACCATGCCCATCGCAGACCCCCAGCCGCTCGACTGA